A genome region from Penicillium psychrofluorescens genome assembly, chromosome: 3 includes the following:
- a CDS encoding uncharacterized protein (ID:PFLUO_005061-T1.cds;~source:funannotate): MLFTAFLATTFCALAAADGTTIVPEFAAEWGADVTIMSYASTAASVVGINALYTTYQIKCLDDAPKAECHIDTPWTLIEGPGTYSLTGVYTGWSSGTVDIVTATRLLDCTFTSSSLSASCSASYKATGTIGGMSYSTSTSLSTSPIPTESITYYAMLVTAGAKAFTEPQATQTPGAAFAAAKPLITAAPLGAVAAVAIAALF, encoded by the coding sequence ATGCTCTTCACTGCCTTTCTTGCTACAACCTTCTGCGCCCTGGCTGCGGCCGACGGCACCACGATTGTGCCCGAATTTGCGGCCGAGTGGGGTGCGGATGTCACCATCATGTCATATGCCAGCACTGCTGCCAGCGTGGTTGGAATAAATGCGCTGTATACGACATACCAAATCAAGTGTTTGGACGACGCCCCCAAAGCAGAATGCCATATTGATACCCCCTGGACTCTCATTGAGGGCCCTGGGACCTACAGCTTGACCGGCGTCTATACCGGTTGGAGCAGCGGCACTGTTGACATTGTTACCGCCACTCGGTTACTCGACTGCACCTTCACTTCCAGCTCGCTGTCGGCGTCCTGCTCGGCTAGCTACAAAGCCACCGGTACAATTGGGGGCATGTCTTACTCGACTTCTACTTCCCTTTCTACGTCTCCTATCCCGACAGAATCAATTACCTATTACGCTATGTTGGTCACCGCGGGCGCCAAGGCTTTCACGGAACCGCAAGCCACGCAGACCCCCGGCGCTGCTTTCGCTGCCGCGAAGCCTTTGATCACGGCTGCGCCGCTGGgtgccgtcgccgccgtggccATCGCTGCGTTGTTTTGA